The following are encoded in a window of Drosophila simulans strain w501 chromosome 3L, Prin_Dsim_3.1, whole genome shotgun sequence genomic DNA:
- the LOC6736718 gene encoding phenoloxidase-activating factor 2: MLKNWTINTFLFVCCLYSATGQNEGGAPEIFHGMSPKDNLQPDPNQVCGMSNPNGLVAPEKVPKDYSAPGQFPWVVALFSQGKFFGGGSLIAPEVVLTAASIVVGKTDTEIVVRAGEWNTGYRSEFLPSEDRPVARVVQHREFAYASGANNIALLFLATPFELKSHIRTICLPSQGKSFDQKRCLVAGWGKVAFDAENYSNIQKKIELPMITRAQCQDQLRNTRLGVSFDLHASLICAGGEKDTGDCIGDGGSALFCPMDADPLRYEQAGIVNWGIGCREETVPAVYTNVEMFRDWIYQHMAQNSNSVPFAGQLPSNMSDTRN; this comes from the exons ATGCTCAAGAACTGGACAATAAATACgttcctttttgtttgctgtctGTATAGTGCGACTGGGCAAAATGAAGGAGGg GCACCAGAAATATTCCACGGAATGTCACCCAAGGACAATCTTCAACCAGACCCAAATCAAGTTTGCGGCATGAGCAATCCAAACGGATTGGTGGCCCCCGAGAAGGTGCCCAAAGATTACTCCGCACCTGGCCAATTTCCATGGGTGGTTGCCCTTTTCAGTCAAGGAAAATTCTTCGGAGGTGGTTCTCTGATTGCACCAGAAGTTGTCCTTACAGCGGCTAGCATCGTGGTGGGCAAGACTGATACGGAAATTGTGGTGAGAGCTGGCGAATGGAATACGGGATACCGCAGTGAATTCCTACCATCGGAGGATCGCCCGGTGGCCAGAGTGGTGCAACACAGGGAGTTCGCTTATGCATCAGGAGCCAATAACATTGCCCTTCTGTTCCTAGCCACCCCCTTTGAGTTGAAAAGCCACATCCGAACCATCTGCTTGCCCAGCCAGGGAAAGTCCTTCGATCAAAAGCGCTGCCTGGTTGCCGGTTGGGGAAAGGTGGCATTCGACGCTGAAAATTACTCCAATATCCAAAAGAAAATCGAACTGCCCATGATTACCAGGGCGCAGTGCCAGGATCAGTTGAGAAACACCAGATTGGGTGTCTCCTTTGATCTGCATGCTAGTCTGATATGCGCCGGCGGCGAGAAGGATACGGGAGACTGCATCGGCGACGGCGGATCCGCACTATTCTGCCCCATGGATGCGGATCCATTACGCTATGAGCAGGCTGGCATCGTTAACTGGGGCATCGGCTGTCGAGAGGAAACCGTTCCAGCAGTCTACACAAACGTGGAAATGTTCCGGGATTGGATCTATCAGCACATGGCCCAGAACTCCAACAGTGTTCCCTTCGCTGGTCAGTTACCCTCGAACATGTCGGATACAAGGAACTAA
- the LOC6736719 gene encoding RNA polymerase II degradation factor 1 isoform X2, whose product MSRLTEEMVIARAKQSDLSLIKKLNCWGSDLSDVSIIKRMRGVEVLALSVNKISTLSTFEDCTKLEELYLRKNSISDINEIAYLQNLPSLRNLWLEENPCCEQAGPNYRSIVLRALPNLKKLDNVEVTKQEVEEALRGGGVGAPEEEVYEDAYQQHQQSTRSSPQQIPQQQQHSYPQHSPPLQQQQQPYQPQQQQSQQQRVCTSPTKEPPQLPSPLVKNSSEGSISQSASDLCQVQAAQPLKGSQPPTPTKEPVHPPSPMYNTITKEQRTSYHQYDRSPGSDQESSLHTYREVRPTPFPPSISAHSMKEYYQSDRPAYPAHYRHSQTDLTEWEEHQQVPQVHHNPYGSQKQLHHPQRRSAGPEMTAYRNGSARENGGEWDAEDRPRARRPEGRYSDGTSSLSASVMNHYSGYHRRPINRNSNILSAALCLVKELDYASLEVLEHAVRCRIDELANE is encoded by the exons atgTCGAGACTCACCGAGGAAATGGTGATTGCGCGGGCCAAGCAATCCGATCTGTCTCTGATCAAAAAGCTAAATTGCTG GGGCAGTGATCTCAGCGATGTGTCCATCATCAAGCGAATGCGTGGAGTGGAAGTTCTGGCTCTTAG TGTCAACAAGATCAGCACGCTGTCGACCTTCGAGGATTGCACAAAGCTGGAGGAGCTGTATCTGCGCAAAAACAGCATCTCTGACATCAATGAGATTGCCTACCTGCAAAATCTTCCGAGTCTCAGGAATCTCTGGCTGGAGGAAAATCCCTGCTGCGAACAAGCTGGCCCCAA CTATCGCTCGATCGTATTACGCGCCCTGCCCAACCTGAAGAAACTCGACAATGTTGAGGTCACAAagcaggaggtggaggaggcgcTGCGTGGAGGCGGAGTCGGCGCACCAGAGGAAGAGGTCTACGAGGATGCTtaccagcaacatcagcagtcGACGCGGTCATCGCCGCAGCAGataccgcagcagcagcaacacagcTACCCGCAACActcgccgccgctgcagcagcagcagcaaccataccaaccgcagcagcagcagtcgcagcagcagcgcgtCTGCACCAGTCCCACGAAAGAG CCGCCGCAGTTGCCCAGTCCGCTGGTAAAAAACAGCAGCGAAGGAAGCATCAGCCAAAGTGCCAGCGATCTCTGCCAGGTGCAGGCGGCTCAGCCGCTAAAGGGTTCCCagccgcccacgcccaccaag GAACCCGTGCATCCGCCATCGCCCATGTATAACACCATAACCAAAGAGCAGCGCACCTCCTACCACCAGTACGAT CGCTCGCCGGGATCCGATCAGGAAAGTAGTCTGCACACTTACAGGGAGGTGCGGCCCACGCCGTTCCCGCCCAGCATTTCTGCGCACTCAATGAAG GAATACTATCAGTCGGACAGACCCGCCTACCCGGCGCACTACCGCCACAGCCAGACGGACCTCACCGAGTGGGAGGAGCACCAGCAGGTGCCCCAGGTGCATCACAATCCCTACGGCAGCCAGAAACAGTTGCACCACCCGCAGCGACGCAGCGCAGGACCGGAGATGACGGCCTACCGGAACGGCAGTGCCAGGGAGAACGGCGGCGAATGGGATGCGGAGGACAGACCCAGGGCGAG GCGACCCGAGGGAAGATATAGTGACGGGACCTCGTCATTGTCGGCCTCTGTGATGAATCACTACTCGGGCTACCATCGCAGGCCCATAAATAGG AATTCGAATATTCTCTCCGCCGCACTGTGTTTGGTGAAGGAGTTGGACTACGCCAGTCTGGAGGTTCTGGAGCACGCTGTGCGGTGTCGCATTGATGAGTTGGCGAACGAATGA
- the LOC6736719 gene encoding RNA polymerase II degradation factor 1 isoform X1, whose amino-acid sequence MSRLTEEMVIARAKQSDLSLIKKLNCWGSDLSDVSIIKRMRGVEVLALSVNKISTLSTFEDCTKLEELYLRKNSISDINEIAYLQNLPSLRNLWLEENPCCEQAGPNYRSIVLRALPNLKKLDNVEVTKQEVEEALRGGGVGAPEEEVYEDAYQQHQQSTRSSPQQIPQQQQHSYPQHSPPLQQQQQPYQPQQQQSQQQRVCTSPTKEPPQLPSPLVKNSSEGSISQSASDLCQVQAAQPLKGSQPPTPTKEPVHPPSPMYNTITKEQRTSYHQYDRSPGSDQESSLHTYREVRPTPFPPSISAHSMKEYYQSDRPAYPAHYRHSQTDLTEWEEHQQVPQVHHNPYGSQKQLHHPQRRSAGPEMTAYRNGSARENGGEWDAEDRPRARRPEGRYSDGTSSLSASVMNHYSGYHRRPINRLNHVPLSQNSNILSAALCLVKELDYASLEVLEHAVRCRIDELANE is encoded by the exons atgTCGAGACTCACCGAGGAAATGGTGATTGCGCGGGCCAAGCAATCCGATCTGTCTCTGATCAAAAAGCTAAATTGCTG GGGCAGTGATCTCAGCGATGTGTCCATCATCAAGCGAATGCGTGGAGTGGAAGTTCTGGCTCTTAG TGTCAACAAGATCAGCACGCTGTCGACCTTCGAGGATTGCACAAAGCTGGAGGAGCTGTATCTGCGCAAAAACAGCATCTCTGACATCAATGAGATTGCCTACCTGCAAAATCTTCCGAGTCTCAGGAATCTCTGGCTGGAGGAAAATCCCTGCTGCGAACAAGCTGGCCCCAA CTATCGCTCGATCGTATTACGCGCCCTGCCCAACCTGAAGAAACTCGACAATGTTGAGGTCACAAagcaggaggtggaggaggcgcTGCGTGGAGGCGGAGTCGGCGCACCAGAGGAAGAGGTCTACGAGGATGCTtaccagcaacatcagcagtcGACGCGGTCATCGCCGCAGCAGataccgcagcagcagcaacacagcTACCCGCAACActcgccgccgctgcagcagcagcagcaaccataccaaccgcagcagcagcagtcgcagcagcagcgcgtCTGCACCAGTCCCACGAAAGAG CCGCCGCAGTTGCCCAGTCCGCTGGTAAAAAACAGCAGCGAAGGAAGCATCAGCCAAAGTGCCAGCGATCTCTGCCAGGTGCAGGCGGCTCAGCCGCTAAAGGGTTCCCagccgcccacgcccaccaag GAACCCGTGCATCCGCCATCGCCCATGTATAACACCATAACCAAAGAGCAGCGCACCTCCTACCACCAGTACGAT CGCTCGCCGGGATCCGATCAGGAAAGTAGTCTGCACACTTACAGGGAGGTGCGGCCCACGCCGTTCCCGCCCAGCATTTCTGCGCACTCAATGAAG GAATACTATCAGTCGGACAGACCCGCCTACCCGGCGCACTACCGCCACAGCCAGACGGACCTCACCGAGTGGGAGGAGCACCAGCAGGTGCCCCAGGTGCATCACAATCCCTACGGCAGCCAGAAACAGTTGCACCACCCGCAGCGACGCAGCGCAGGACCGGAGATGACGGCCTACCGGAACGGCAGTGCCAGGGAGAACGGCGGCGAATGGGATGCGGAGGACAGACCCAGGGCGAG GCGACCCGAGGGAAGATATAGTGACGGGACCTCGTCATTGTCGGCCTCTGTGATGAATCACTACTCGGGCTACCATCGCAGGCCCATAAATAGG CTGAATCACGTCCCGCTTTCACAGAATTCGAATATTCTCTCCGCCGCACTGTGTTTGGTGAAGGAGTTGGACTACGCCAGTCTGGAGGTTCTGGAGCACGCTGTGCGGTGTCGCATTGATGAGTTGGCGAACGAATGA
- the LOC6736719 gene encoding double-stranded RNA-binding protein Staufen homolog isoform X5 yields the protein MSRLTEEMVIARAKQSDLSLIKKLNCWGSDLSDVSIIKRMRGVEVLALSVNKISTLSTFEDCTKLEELYLRKNSISDINEIAYLQNLPSLRNLWLEENPCCEQAGPNYRSIVLRALPNLKKLDNVEVTKQEVEEALRGGGVGAPEEEVYEDAYQQHQQSTRSSPQQIPQQQQHSYPQHSPPLQQQQQPYQPQQQQSQQQRVCTSPTKERSPGSDQESSLHTYREVRPTPFPPSISAHSMKEYYQSDRPAYPAHYRHSQTDLTEWEEHQQVPQVHHNPYGSQKQLHHPQRRSAGPEMTAYRNGSARENGGEWDAEDRPRARRPEGRYSDGTSSLSASVMNHYSGYHRRPINRLNHVPLSQNSNILSAALCLVKELDYASLEVLEHAVRCRIDELANE from the exons atgTCGAGACTCACCGAGGAAATGGTGATTGCGCGGGCCAAGCAATCCGATCTGTCTCTGATCAAAAAGCTAAATTGCTG GGGCAGTGATCTCAGCGATGTGTCCATCATCAAGCGAATGCGTGGAGTGGAAGTTCTGGCTCTTAG TGTCAACAAGATCAGCACGCTGTCGACCTTCGAGGATTGCACAAAGCTGGAGGAGCTGTATCTGCGCAAAAACAGCATCTCTGACATCAATGAGATTGCCTACCTGCAAAATCTTCCGAGTCTCAGGAATCTCTGGCTGGAGGAAAATCCCTGCTGCGAACAAGCTGGCCCCAA CTATCGCTCGATCGTATTACGCGCCCTGCCCAACCTGAAGAAACTCGACAATGTTGAGGTCACAAagcaggaggtggaggaggcgcTGCGTGGAGGCGGAGTCGGCGCACCAGAGGAAGAGGTCTACGAGGATGCTtaccagcaacatcagcagtcGACGCGGTCATCGCCGCAGCAGataccgcagcagcagcaacacagcTACCCGCAACActcgccgccgctgcagcagcagcagcaaccataccaaccgcagcagcagcagtcgcagcagcagcgcgtCTGCACCAGTCCCACGAAAGAG CGCTCGCCGGGATCCGATCAGGAAAGTAGTCTGCACACTTACAGGGAGGTGCGGCCCACGCCGTTCCCGCCCAGCATTTCTGCGCACTCAATGAAG GAATACTATCAGTCGGACAGACCCGCCTACCCGGCGCACTACCGCCACAGCCAGACGGACCTCACCGAGTGGGAGGAGCACCAGCAGGTGCCCCAGGTGCATCACAATCCCTACGGCAGCCAGAAACAGTTGCACCACCCGCAGCGACGCAGCGCAGGACCGGAGATGACGGCCTACCGGAACGGCAGTGCCAGGGAGAACGGCGGCGAATGGGATGCGGAGGACAGACCCAGGGCGAG GCGACCCGAGGGAAGATATAGTGACGGGACCTCGTCATTGTCGGCCTCTGTGATGAATCACTACTCGGGCTACCATCGCAGGCCCATAAATAGG CTGAATCACGTCCCGCTTTCACAGAATTCGAATATTCTCTCCGCCGCACTGTGTTTGGTGAAGGAGTTGGACTACGCCAGTCTGGAGGTTCTGGAGCACGCTGTGCGGTGTCGCATTGATGAGTTGGCGAACGAATGA
- the LOC6736719 gene encoding RNA polymerase II degradation factor 1 isoform X3, which translates to MSRLTEEMVIARAKQSDLSLIKKLNCWGSDLSDVSIIKRMRGVEVLALSVNKISTLSTFEDCTKLEELYLRKNSISDINEIAYLQNLPSLRNLWLEENPCCEQAGPNYRSIVLRALPNLKKLDNVEVTKQEVEEALRGGGVGAPEEEVYEDAYQQHQQSTRSSPQQIPQQQQHSYPQHSPPLQQQQQPYQPQQQQSQQQRVCTSPTKEEPVHPPSPMYNTITKEQRTSYHQYDRSPGSDQESSLHTYREVRPTPFPPSISAHSMKEYYQSDRPAYPAHYRHSQTDLTEWEEHQQVPQVHHNPYGSQKQLHHPQRRSAGPEMTAYRNGSARENGGEWDAEDRPRARRPEGRYSDGTSSLSASVMNHYSGYHRRPINRLNHVPLSQNSNILSAALCLVKELDYASLEVLEHAVRCRIDELANE; encoded by the exons atgTCGAGACTCACCGAGGAAATGGTGATTGCGCGGGCCAAGCAATCCGATCTGTCTCTGATCAAAAAGCTAAATTGCTG GGGCAGTGATCTCAGCGATGTGTCCATCATCAAGCGAATGCGTGGAGTGGAAGTTCTGGCTCTTAG TGTCAACAAGATCAGCACGCTGTCGACCTTCGAGGATTGCACAAAGCTGGAGGAGCTGTATCTGCGCAAAAACAGCATCTCTGACATCAATGAGATTGCCTACCTGCAAAATCTTCCGAGTCTCAGGAATCTCTGGCTGGAGGAAAATCCCTGCTGCGAACAAGCTGGCCCCAA CTATCGCTCGATCGTATTACGCGCCCTGCCCAACCTGAAGAAACTCGACAATGTTGAGGTCACAAagcaggaggtggaggaggcgcTGCGTGGAGGCGGAGTCGGCGCACCAGAGGAAGAGGTCTACGAGGATGCTtaccagcaacatcagcagtcGACGCGGTCATCGCCGCAGCAGataccgcagcagcagcaacacagcTACCCGCAACActcgccgccgctgcagcagcagcagcaaccataccaaccgcagcagcagcagtcgcagcagcagcgcgtCTGCACCAGTCCCACGAAAGAG GAACCCGTGCATCCGCCATCGCCCATGTATAACACCATAACCAAAGAGCAGCGCACCTCCTACCACCAGTACGAT CGCTCGCCGGGATCCGATCAGGAAAGTAGTCTGCACACTTACAGGGAGGTGCGGCCCACGCCGTTCCCGCCCAGCATTTCTGCGCACTCAATGAAG GAATACTATCAGTCGGACAGACCCGCCTACCCGGCGCACTACCGCCACAGCCAGACGGACCTCACCGAGTGGGAGGAGCACCAGCAGGTGCCCCAGGTGCATCACAATCCCTACGGCAGCCAGAAACAGTTGCACCACCCGCAGCGACGCAGCGCAGGACCGGAGATGACGGCCTACCGGAACGGCAGTGCCAGGGAGAACGGCGGCGAATGGGATGCGGAGGACAGACCCAGGGCGAG GCGACCCGAGGGAAGATATAGTGACGGGACCTCGTCATTGTCGGCCTCTGTGATGAATCACTACTCGGGCTACCATCGCAGGCCCATAAATAGG CTGAATCACGTCCCGCTTTCACAGAATTCGAATATTCTCTCCGCCGCACTGTGTTTGGTGAAGGAGTTGGACTACGCCAGTCTGGAGGTTCTGGAGCACGCTGTGCGGTGTCGCATTGATGAGTTGGCGAACGAATGA
- the LOC6736719 gene encoding RNA polymerase II degradation factor 1 isoform X4, translating into MSRLTEEMVIARAKQSDLSLIKKLNCWGSDLSDVSIIKRMRGVEVLALSVNKISTLSTFEDCTKLEELYLRKNSISDINEIAYLQNLPSLRNLWLEENPCCEQAGPNYRSIVLRALPNLKKLDNVEVTKQEVEEALRGGGVGAPEEEVYEDAYQQHQQSTRSSPQQIPQQQQHSYPQHSPPLQQQQQPYQPQQQQSQQQRVCTSPTKEEPVHPPSPMYNTITKEQRTSYHQYDRSPGSDQESSLHTYREVRPTPFPPSISAHSMKEYYQSDRPAYPAHYRHSQTDLTEWEEHQQVPQVHHNPYGSQKQLHHPQRRSAGPEMTAYRNGSARENGGEWDAEDRPRARRPEGRYSDGTSSLSASVMNHYSGYHRRPINRNSNILSAALCLVKELDYASLEVLEHAVRCRIDELANE; encoded by the exons atgTCGAGACTCACCGAGGAAATGGTGATTGCGCGGGCCAAGCAATCCGATCTGTCTCTGATCAAAAAGCTAAATTGCTG GGGCAGTGATCTCAGCGATGTGTCCATCATCAAGCGAATGCGTGGAGTGGAAGTTCTGGCTCTTAG TGTCAACAAGATCAGCACGCTGTCGACCTTCGAGGATTGCACAAAGCTGGAGGAGCTGTATCTGCGCAAAAACAGCATCTCTGACATCAATGAGATTGCCTACCTGCAAAATCTTCCGAGTCTCAGGAATCTCTGGCTGGAGGAAAATCCCTGCTGCGAACAAGCTGGCCCCAA CTATCGCTCGATCGTATTACGCGCCCTGCCCAACCTGAAGAAACTCGACAATGTTGAGGTCACAAagcaggaggtggaggaggcgcTGCGTGGAGGCGGAGTCGGCGCACCAGAGGAAGAGGTCTACGAGGATGCTtaccagcaacatcagcagtcGACGCGGTCATCGCCGCAGCAGataccgcagcagcagcaacacagcTACCCGCAACActcgccgccgctgcagcagcagcagcaaccataccaaccgcagcagcagcagtcgcagcagcagcgcgtCTGCACCAGTCCCACGAAAGAG GAACCCGTGCATCCGCCATCGCCCATGTATAACACCATAACCAAAGAGCAGCGCACCTCCTACCACCAGTACGAT CGCTCGCCGGGATCCGATCAGGAAAGTAGTCTGCACACTTACAGGGAGGTGCGGCCCACGCCGTTCCCGCCCAGCATTTCTGCGCACTCAATGAAG GAATACTATCAGTCGGACAGACCCGCCTACCCGGCGCACTACCGCCACAGCCAGACGGACCTCACCGAGTGGGAGGAGCACCAGCAGGTGCCCCAGGTGCATCACAATCCCTACGGCAGCCAGAAACAGTTGCACCACCCGCAGCGACGCAGCGCAGGACCGGAGATGACGGCCTACCGGAACGGCAGTGCCAGGGAGAACGGCGGCGAATGGGATGCGGAGGACAGACCCAGGGCGAG GCGACCCGAGGGAAGATATAGTGACGGGACCTCGTCATTGTCGGCCTCTGTGATGAATCACTACTCGGGCTACCATCGCAGGCCCATAAATAGG AATTCGAATATTCTCTCCGCCGCACTGTGTTTGGTGAAGGAGTTGGACTACGCCAGTCTGGAGGTTCTGGAGCACGCTGTGCGGTGTCGCATTGATGAGTTGGCGAACGAATGA
- the LOC6736719 gene encoding double-stranded RNA-binding protein Staufen homolog isoform X7: MSRLTEEMVIARAKQSDLSLIKKLNCWGSDLSDVSIIKRMRGVEVLALSVNKISTLSTFEDCTKLEELYLRKNSISDINEIAYLQNLPSLRNLWLEENPCCEQAGPNYRSIVLRALPNLKKLDNVEVTKQEVEEALRGGGVGAPEEEVYEDAYQQHQQSTRSSPQQIPQQQQHSYPQHSPPLQQQQQPYQPQQQQSQQQRVCTSPTKEEYYQSDRPAYPAHYRHSQTDLTEWEEHQQVPQVHHNPYGSQKQLHHPQRRSAGPEMTAYRNGSARENGGEWDAEDRPRARRPEGRYSDGTSSLSASVMNHYSGYHRRPINRNSNILSAALCLVKELDYASLEVLEHAVRCRIDELANE, encoded by the exons atgTCGAGACTCACCGAGGAAATGGTGATTGCGCGGGCCAAGCAATCCGATCTGTCTCTGATCAAAAAGCTAAATTGCTG GGGCAGTGATCTCAGCGATGTGTCCATCATCAAGCGAATGCGTGGAGTGGAAGTTCTGGCTCTTAG TGTCAACAAGATCAGCACGCTGTCGACCTTCGAGGATTGCACAAAGCTGGAGGAGCTGTATCTGCGCAAAAACAGCATCTCTGACATCAATGAGATTGCCTACCTGCAAAATCTTCCGAGTCTCAGGAATCTCTGGCTGGAGGAAAATCCCTGCTGCGAACAAGCTGGCCCCAA CTATCGCTCGATCGTATTACGCGCCCTGCCCAACCTGAAGAAACTCGACAATGTTGAGGTCACAAagcaggaggtggaggaggcgcTGCGTGGAGGCGGAGTCGGCGCACCAGAGGAAGAGGTCTACGAGGATGCTtaccagcaacatcagcagtcGACGCGGTCATCGCCGCAGCAGataccgcagcagcagcaacacagcTACCCGCAACActcgccgccgctgcagcagcagcagcaaccataccaaccgcagcagcagcagtcgcagcagcagcgcgtCTGCACCAGTCCCACGAAAGAG GAATACTATCAGTCGGACAGACCCGCCTACCCGGCGCACTACCGCCACAGCCAGACGGACCTCACCGAGTGGGAGGAGCACCAGCAGGTGCCCCAGGTGCATCACAATCCCTACGGCAGCCAGAAACAGTTGCACCACCCGCAGCGACGCAGCGCAGGACCGGAGATGACGGCCTACCGGAACGGCAGTGCCAGGGAGAACGGCGGCGAATGGGATGCGGAGGACAGACCCAGGGCGAG GCGACCCGAGGGAAGATATAGTGACGGGACCTCGTCATTGTCGGCCTCTGTGATGAATCACTACTCGGGCTACCATCGCAGGCCCATAAATAGG AATTCGAATATTCTCTCCGCCGCACTGTGTTTGGTGAAGGAGTTGGACTACGCCAGTCTGGAGGTTCTGGAGCACGCTGTGCGGTGTCGCATTGATGAGTTGGCGAACGAATGA
- the LOC6736719 gene encoding double-stranded RNA-binding protein Staufen homolog isoform X6, producing MSRLTEEMVIARAKQSDLSLIKKLNCWGSDLSDVSIIKRMRGVEVLALSVNKISTLSTFEDCTKLEELYLRKNSISDINEIAYLQNLPSLRNLWLEENPCCEQAGPNYRSIVLRALPNLKKLDNVEVTKQEVEEALRGGGVGAPEEEVYEDAYQQHQQSTRSSPQQIPQQQQHSYPQHSPPLQQQQQPYQPQQQQSQQQRVCTSPTKEEYYQSDRPAYPAHYRHSQTDLTEWEEHQQVPQVHHNPYGSQKQLHHPQRRSAGPEMTAYRNGSARENGGEWDAEDRPRARRPEGRYSDGTSSLSASVMNHYSGYHRRPINRLNHVPLSQNSNILSAALCLVKELDYASLEVLEHAVRCRIDELANE from the exons atgTCGAGACTCACCGAGGAAATGGTGATTGCGCGGGCCAAGCAATCCGATCTGTCTCTGATCAAAAAGCTAAATTGCTG GGGCAGTGATCTCAGCGATGTGTCCATCATCAAGCGAATGCGTGGAGTGGAAGTTCTGGCTCTTAG TGTCAACAAGATCAGCACGCTGTCGACCTTCGAGGATTGCACAAAGCTGGAGGAGCTGTATCTGCGCAAAAACAGCATCTCTGACATCAATGAGATTGCCTACCTGCAAAATCTTCCGAGTCTCAGGAATCTCTGGCTGGAGGAAAATCCCTGCTGCGAACAAGCTGGCCCCAA CTATCGCTCGATCGTATTACGCGCCCTGCCCAACCTGAAGAAACTCGACAATGTTGAGGTCACAAagcaggaggtggaggaggcgcTGCGTGGAGGCGGAGTCGGCGCACCAGAGGAAGAGGTCTACGAGGATGCTtaccagcaacatcagcagtcGACGCGGTCATCGCCGCAGCAGataccgcagcagcagcaacacagcTACCCGCAACActcgccgccgctgcagcagcagcagcaaccataccaaccgcagcagcagcagtcgcagcagcagcgcgtCTGCACCAGTCCCACGAAAGAG GAATACTATCAGTCGGACAGACCCGCCTACCCGGCGCACTACCGCCACAGCCAGACGGACCTCACCGAGTGGGAGGAGCACCAGCAGGTGCCCCAGGTGCATCACAATCCCTACGGCAGCCAGAAACAGTTGCACCACCCGCAGCGACGCAGCGCAGGACCGGAGATGACGGCCTACCGGAACGGCAGTGCCAGGGAGAACGGCGGCGAATGGGATGCGGAGGACAGACCCAGGGCGAG GCGACCCGAGGGAAGATATAGTGACGGGACCTCGTCATTGTCGGCCTCTGTGATGAATCACTACTCGGGCTACCATCGCAGGCCCATAAATAGG CTGAATCACGTCCCGCTTTCACAGAATTCGAATATTCTCTCCGCCGCACTGTGTTTGGTGAAGGAGTTGGACTACGCCAGTCTGGAGGTTCTGGAGCACGCTGTGCGGTGTCGCATTGATGAGTTGGCGAACGAATGA